From the Lathyrus oleraceus cultivar Zhongwan6 chromosome 4, CAAS_Psat_ZW6_1.0, whole genome shotgun sequence genome, one window contains:
- the LOC127076083 gene encoding uncharacterized protein LOC127076083: MDRRRSLRVKSHDHAKKNMNQNSNSCKVMSILFLPEDLKLRIFHFVPIHCLINSVRYVCKSWAATIASSTFTQVYECRARSKPGLYVENRKLRNRSYLLEFKDDVNGQFERTDLGTPQKMGRVIGTCHGILLLLSTDRRYFVVNPILKCWLTVPCFPISRPGLVFWGQCTITHVLRTAKFKLFHLDVIDDSGASWFVFYVLRIGIDSSWKEIARKEASQTSPRFWFYFSSRPLYSGGDDLYWLTNGEVIVMDIDKEIIVREYSLPAGKMLGGPLWMGNCLSCVVTIDSTRTHQIYILDFDSGEWSLYHEIGPFDYMPAFGHSYNFNIPIVVFCLWINDRIIFRVGLHQNQIGNMFSCKHIHFGYNVKTKQLTKLEDIDEGNFEVWLHTNSLVSLPTTPA, translated from the coding sequence ATGGATAGACGTAGAAGCCTTAGAGTGAAATCACATGATCATGCTAAAAAGAATatgaatcaaaactcaaataGTTGTAAAGTGATGTCAATTTTGTTTCTTCCTGAAGACTTGAAGCTTCGTATCTTTCATTTTGTTCCTATTCATTGCCTCATTAACTCTGTAAGATATGTTTGCAAATCTTGGGCTGCTACTATTGCCAGCTCCACTTTCACTCAAGTGTACGAATGCCGAGCGCGTTCTAAACCTGGTCTTTACGTTGAAAATCGCAAGTTAAGAAATAGATCTTATCTTTTGGAATTTAAAGATGATGTGAATGGCCAATTTGAAAGGACTGATTTGGGAACACCTCAAAAAATGGGACGTGTGATCGGTACTTGTCATGGCATATTGCTTCTTTTGAGTACAGACAGACGATATTTTGTTGTGAACCCGATCCTCAAGTGTTGGCTTACAGTTCCTTGTTTTCCCATTTCTCGACCTGGTCTAGTATTTTGGGGTCAATGTACTATAACACATGTTCTTCGCACTGCCAAATTCAAGCTTTTTCATTTGGATGTCATTGATGATTCGGGTGCTTCTTGGTTTGTTTTCTATGTGCTAAGAATTGGAATTGATAGCTCATGGAAAGAGATAGCTAGAAAAGAAGCATCCCAAACATCCCCTCGGTTTTGGTTTTATTTTTCATCGAGACCACTTTATAGCGGAGGCGATGATCTTTACTGGTTAACAAACGGGGAAGTGATTGTGATGGATATTGACAAGGAAATTATTGTACGAGAATATTCACTTCCCGCTGGAAAGATGCTTGGTGGTCCGTTATGGATGGGAAATTGCCTTTCCTGCGTTGTGACTATAGATTCTACTAGAACACATCAAATCTATATTTTGGATTTTGATTCAGGAGAATGGTCTCTTTATCATGAGATTGGACCTTTTGATTATATGCCTGCTTTTGGTCATAGTTACAATTTTAATATTCCAATCGTGGTATTTTGTTTGTGGATCAATGATCGGATTATCTTTCGAGTAGGTCTGCATCAAAATCAGATAGGAAATATGTTTTCATGCAAACACATTCATTTTGGTTACAATGTGAAGACCAAGCAGTTGACAAAGCTTGAGGACATTGACGAGGGAAATTTTGAAGTATGGCTTCACACTAATAGTCTAGTTTCTCTGCCAACTACTCCTGCATAG